A single Marinobacter sp. es.042 DNA region contains:
- a CDS encoding NADH:ubiquinone reductase (Na(+)-transporting) subunit B, which produces MAIRQFLDGIEHHFEKGGKYERWYALYEAVDTIFYTPGKVTSTTAHVRDGVDLKRIMITVWMCTFPAMFFGMWNIGFQANSYLAATPDAMVGDGGLRTAFITALASTGAGAGVLDNFIYGMAYFIPIYAVTFIVGGFWEVLFATVRRHEVNEGFFVTSVLFALICPPTIPLWQVALGITFGVVVGKEVFGGTGKNFLNPALTGRAFLYFAYPAQISGDTVWTAVDGFSGATALSWAASGGLEALETQIGWMSAFMGTIQGSMGETSTLAVLIGGLILLAMKIASYRIVGGVLIGMIGMSLLLNVIGSETNPMFAIPAHWHLVMGGFAFGMMFMATDPVSAAMTNTGRWCFGILVGVMTILIRVINPAFPEGIMLAILFANLFAPLMDHYVVQANIKRRLARG; this is translated from the coding sequence ATGGCTATCAGACAGTTTCTCGATGGAATCGAGCATCACTTTGAGAAGGGTGGCAAGTACGAGCGCTGGTACGCGTTGTACGAGGCAGTAGACACCATTTTCTATACGCCAGGTAAGGTGACCTCCACTACTGCTCACGTTCGCGACGGGGTAGACCTGAAGCGCATCATGATCACGGTGTGGATGTGCACCTTCCCGGCCATGTTCTTCGGTATGTGGAACATCGGTTTCCAGGCCAACAGCTATCTGGCAGCCACGCCCGATGCGATGGTGGGTGATGGCGGTTTGCGCACCGCTTTCATCACTGCTCTTGCGTCGACGGGGGCGGGTGCCGGCGTACTGGATAATTTCATCTACGGAATGGCCTATTTTATCCCCATTTACGCCGTCACTTTTATCGTTGGCGGTTTTTGGGAAGTGCTGTTCGCTACTGTGCGTCGTCACGAAGTCAACGAAGGCTTCTTCGTCACCTCGGTGCTGTTTGCCCTGATCTGTCCTCCTACCATTCCGCTCTGGCAGGTGGCTCTGGGCATTACCTTTGGCGTTGTGGTCGGTAAGGAAGTGTTCGGCGGCACTGGTAAGAACTTCCTGAATCCGGCTTTGACTGGTCGTGCGTTCCTGTACTTTGCCTATCCGGCGCAGATTTCCGGTGACACAGTATGGACGGCTGTTGACGGGTTCAGTGGCGCCACGGCGTTGAGCTGGGCGGCAAGCGGCGGCCTGGAAGCTCTGGAAACGCAGATTGGCTGGATGAGCGCATTCATGGGCACCATCCAGGGTTCGATGGGGGAAACCTCAACCCTTGCTGTGCTGATTGGTGGTTTGATCCTTTTGGCCATGAAAATTGCCAGCTACCGGATCGTAGGCGGTGTTCTGATTGGTATGATCGGGATGTCCCTGTTGCTGAACGTTATCGGGTCTGAAACCAACCCGATGTTCGCGATTCCGGCGCATTGGCATCTGGTTATGGGCGGTTTTGCCTTTGGCATGATGTTCATGGCAACCGATCCGGTTTCCGCAGCGATGACCAACACAGGCCGCTGGTGCTTTGGCATTCTGGTGGGTGTTATGACAATCCTTATTCGTGTCATTAACCCGGCCTTCCCTGAGGGCATTATGCTGGCCATTCTGTTCGCTAACCTGTTCGCGCCGCTGATGGATCATTACGTGGTTCAGGCCAATATCAAACGGAGGCTCGCTCGTGGCTAA
- a CDS encoding Na(+)-translocating NADH-quinone reductase subunit C yields MAKAKETVSRTLVVALVLSIAFSVVVSTAAVLLRPAQIQNQNLDIKTNILSSAGMLESGSSAEQIEEAFARFDVRLVDLDTGEFVEPSDVGVQDPMKYDMYKAASDPQMSTNIPSSEDKAGIKRRPNVAKVYTMSENGQISRVVLPIHGYGLWSTLYGFISLEGDLNTIEGLGFYAHAETPGLGGEVDNPRWKRQWVGKEVYREDRSEPQVRLVKGGVGADAKDKEHKVDALSGATLTSRGVEQLVNYWMGDRGYAPFLQKLREGEV; encoded by the coding sequence GTGGCTAAAGCTAAAGAAACTGTCTCCCGCACTCTGGTTGTTGCGCTGGTACTGAGTATTGCTTTCTCTGTTGTGGTCTCCACGGCAGCCGTTCTGCTCCGTCCTGCGCAGATTCAGAACCAGAACCTGGACATCAAGACCAATATTCTTTCCTCGGCCGGTATGCTGGAGTCTGGCTCCAGCGCCGAGCAGATTGAAGAAGCGTTCGCGCGTTTTGATGTTCGCCTTGTCGATCTCGATACGGGTGAGTTTGTCGAGCCGTCCGACGTGGGTGTCCAGGATCCCATGAAGTACGATATGTACAAAGCTGCTTCTGATCCGCAGATGTCCACCAACATTCCGTCTTCGGAAGACAAGGCCGGCATCAAGCGCCGCCCGAATGTTGCCAAGGTTTACACCATGAGCGAGAACGGCCAGATCAGTCGCGTGGTTCTTCCGATCCACGGCTACGGGCTCTGGTCCACGCTTTACGGCTTTATTTCTCTTGAAGGGGACCTGAACACGATCGAAGGTCTGGGTTTCTATGCGCATGCAGAAACTCCGGGGCTCGGTGGTGAAGTGGACAACCCGCGTTGGAAGCGCCAGTGGGTTGGCAAGGAGGTCTATCGCGAAGACCGTTCCGAGCCCCAGGTGCGACTGGTGAAGGGCGGTGTTGGCGCCGATGCAAAGGACAAGGAACACAAGGTTGATGCTCTGTCCGGTGCTACGCTGACAAGCCGCGGCGTTGAGCAACTGGTCAACTACTGGATGGGCGACCGCGGATACGCGCCGTTCCTGCAAAAACTTCGTGAAGGGGAGGTCTGA
- a CDS encoding NADH:ubiquinone reductase (Na(+)-transporting) subunit D — protein sequence MADASAKQVLFEPIFSNNPIALQILGICSALAVTTSMNVTLVMCAAVIAVTAFSNLAVSLVRTQIPGSIRIIVQMTIIASLVIVVDQVLKAYAYEISKQLSVFVGLIITNCIVMGRAEGFAMKNGPWLSFLDGIGNGLGYSVCLIFVAFFRELLGAGSLFGVTLMPVVNEGGWYIPNGMMLLPPSAFFIIGLAIWGLRTWKPEQVEEPDYKMSRHVAKEAF from the coding sequence ATGGCAGATGCATCAGCCAAACAGGTTCTCTTCGAACCGATCTTCAGCAACAACCCGATTGCCCTGCAGATCCTGGGCATCTGTTCAGCGCTGGCGGTAACCACCAGCATGAACGTTACTCTTGTTATGTGTGCAGCGGTTATTGCCGTTACCGCATTTTCCAACCTTGCGGTGTCACTGGTACGTACCCAGATTCCGGGCAGTATCCGGATCATCGTCCAGATGACCATCATCGCCTCACTGGTAATCGTGGTTGATCAGGTACTCAAGGCTTATGCCTACGAGATTTCCAAGCAGCTGTCGGTGTTTGTTGGTCTGATTATTACCAACTGTATCGTAATGGGGCGCGCGGAAGGTTTCGCCATGAAGAATGGCCCCTGGTTGAGCTTCCTGGACGGCATTGGTAACGGTCTTGGGTATTCAGTGTGCCTTATTTTTGTCGCTTTCTTCCGTGAGCTTCTGGGGGCGGGTTCCCTGTTCGGGGTTACTCTGATGCCGGTCGTCAACGAAGGTGGCTGGTACATCCCGAACGGTATGATGCTGCTGCCTCCCAGCGCATTCTTTATCATTGGTCTGGCGATCTGGGGTCTGCGGACCTGGAAACCGGAACAGGTTGAAGAGCCGGATTACAAGATGTCTCGTCATGTTGCCAAGGAGGCCTTCTGA
- the nqrE gene encoding NADH:ubiquinone reductase (Na(+)-transporting) subunit E — MEHYISLILKAIFVENMALAFFLGMCTFLAISKKIEAATGLGIAVVVVLTVTVPVNNFLYNSVLREGALGWAGLPNVDLSFLGLITYIGVIAAIVQIMEMVLDKYIPALYAALGVFLPLITVNCAILGASLFMVERDYTFGESVVYGFGAGIGWALAIIALAGIREKLKYSDVPEGLRGLGITFITVGLMSLGFMSFSGISL; from the coding sequence ATGGAACATTATATCAGCCTGATTCTTAAGGCGATTTTCGTTGAAAACATGGCTCTGGCCTTCTTCCTGGGAATGTGTACCTTTTTGGCCATTTCCAAGAAGATTGAGGCCGCAACAGGTCTCGGCATTGCTGTTGTGGTTGTGCTGACGGTTACCGTTCCGGTAAACAACTTTCTGTACAACAGCGTCCTGCGCGAGGGCGCTCTCGGCTGGGCAGGTCTGCCTAACGTAGACCTGAGCTTTCTCGGTCTGATTACGTATATCGGTGTAATCGCGGCGATCGTCCAGATCATGGAAATGGTTCTGGACAAGTACATACCGGCGCTCTATGCCGCTCTGGGTGTATTCCTGCCACTGATTACGGTGAACTGCGCCATCCTTGGTGCCTCGCTGTTCATGGTGGAGCGTGACTACACCTTTGGCGAGAGTGTGGTGTATGGCTTTGGCGCCGGCATCGGCTGGGCCCTGGCTATCATTGCCCTGGCGGGTATTCGCGAGAAACTGAAATACAGTGACGTTCCGGAGGGCCTGCGTGGCCTGGGTATCACCTTCATTACCGTTGGTCTGATGTCCCTGGGCTTCATGTCCTTCTCCGGTATCTCACTGTAA
- the nqrF gene encoding NADH:ubiquinone reductase (Na(+)-transporting) subunit F, translated as MNTEIILGVVMFTVIVLALVAVILAARSRLVSTGDVTIEINDDPEHTLKTEAGGKLLGTLANSGIFLSSACGGGGTCAQCKCKVLEGGGAMLPTEKTHFTNREEKEGWRLSCQVPVKQDMKVEVPEEFFGVKKWECEVVSNHNVATFIKELVLKLPEGEEVDFRAGGYVQLECPPYEIDFKDFDIEEEFHEDWDKHNIWRYKAVNKEETIRAYSMANYPEEKGVLKFNIRIATPPPGTDHNPGIMSSYVFNLKPGDKVTVMGPFGEFFAKKTDAEMVFIGGGAGMAPMRSHIFDQLKRLNSKRKISFWYGARSVREMFYVEDFDGLQEENDNFEWHVALSDALPEDNWEGPTGFIHNVLYENYLKDHPAPEDCEYYMCGPPIMNASCIKMLKDLGVEDENIMLDDFGG; from the coding sequence ATGAATACAGAAATTATTCTCGGCGTGGTCATGTTCACCGTTATCGTTCTGGCCCTGGTCGCAGTGATTCTTGCGGCCCGGTCCAGGCTGGTAAGCACCGGTGATGTGACCATTGAGATCAACGATGATCCAGAACACACTCTGAAGACCGAAGCCGGCGGCAAGCTGCTCGGTACTCTGGCGAACAGTGGTATTTTCCTGTCATCTGCCTGTGGTGGTGGCGGTACCTGCGCCCAGTGCAAGTGCAAGGTTCTGGAAGGCGGCGGTGCCATGCTGCCAACGGAAAAGACCCACTTCACCAACCGCGAAGAGAAAGAAGGTTGGCGCCTGTCCTGTCAGGTTCCTGTAAAGCAGGATATGAAGGTGGAAGTGCCGGAGGAATTCTTCGGCGTGAAGAAGTGGGAATGTGAGGTTGTCTCCAACCATAACGTGGCTACCTTCATCAAAGAACTCGTACTCAAGCTGCCTGAAGGTGAGGAAGTAGACTTCCGGGCCGGCGGCTATGTTCAGCTTGAGTGCCCTCCCTACGAAATCGACTTCAAGGATTTCGACATCGAGGAAGAGTTCCACGAGGACTGGGACAAGCACAACATCTGGCGCTACAAGGCGGTCAACAAGGAAGAGACCATCCGGGCCTATTCCATGGCGAACTACCCGGAAGAAAAGGGTGTTCTCAAGTTCAACATTCGTATCGCTACGCCGCCTCCGGGCACGGACCACAACCCGGGCATCATGTCGAGCTATGTGTTCAACCTGAAGCCGGGAGACAAGGTGACCGTGATGGGACCGTTCGGTGAGTTCTTCGCCAAGAAGACTGATGCTGAAATGGTTTTCATCGGTGGTGGTGCCGGTATGGCTCCGATGCGTTCCCATATCTTCGATCAGCTCAAGCGTCTTAATTCCAAGCGCAAGATCAGCTTCTGGTATGGTGCACGCAGTGTTCGCGAGATGTTCTACGTGGAAGATTTCGACGGGCTGCAGGAAGAGAACGACAACTTCGAGTGGCACGTAGCTCTTTCCGATGCACTGCCAGAAGATAACTGGGAAGGCCCCACAGGGTTTATCCACAACGTGTTGTACGAGAACTATCTGAAGGACCATCCGGCTCCGGAAGACTGTGAGTACTACATGTGTGGGCCCCCAATCATGAACGCGTCCTGCATCAAGATGCTGAAAGATCTGGGTGTAGAGGATGAAAACATCATGCTGGATGACTTTGGAGGCTAA
- a CDS encoding FAD:protein FMN transferase produces the protein MTFSMVRPARVALASAFTALAFAVLAGCSFEPEEKIWEISGPVFGTSYHINVVLTEDQERLETLASGIDEVLEGVDASMSTWREDSELSRFNQRSDQSEWVPVSAGLLRVLQKAEEISTMTDGAFDVTIGPVVNLWGFGPQARPEQIPSEESLSRALAATGFEKLELRVDPPGVRATPPQYVDLSAIAKGYGVDAVARFLESEGVEAYLVEIGGEVSVNGRKPDGSTWRLAIEQPMAEGRAVNRVVALESRAMATSGDYRNYYESEGRRYSHTIDPETGEPIAHKLASVTVIADDCMTADALATGFNVMGYERANELAVRENIPAYFIVRTDEGFETHQTPAFSSYVTQ, from the coding sequence ATGACATTCAGCATGGTACGACCCGCCAGGGTGGCCCTGGCCAGCGCTTTTACAGCGCTGGCCTTTGCCGTTCTGGCGGGTTGTTCGTTTGAGCCAGAGGAAAAGATCTGGGAAATCTCCGGACCTGTCTTCGGCACCAGCTACCACATCAATGTCGTATTGACCGAGGATCAGGAGAGGCTTGAAACTCTGGCCAGCGGTATTGATGAGGTGCTTGAAGGGGTTGATGCGTCAATGTCGACCTGGCGAGAGGATTCGGAACTGTCCCGTTTCAATCAACGATCCGATCAATCCGAATGGGTTCCGGTGTCAGCGGGCTTGCTCCGTGTTCTTCAGAAGGCTGAAGAGATCTCAACGATGACCGATGGTGCCTTTGATGTGACCATCGGCCCGGTGGTAAATCTTTGGGGGTTCGGGCCCCAGGCGCGCCCGGAGCAGATTCCCTCAGAAGAATCTCTCTCCAGGGCTCTGGCCGCCACTGGCTTCGAGAAGCTCGAGCTGCGGGTCGATCCGCCCGGCGTGCGTGCGACACCACCGCAATATGTGGATCTGTCGGCTATCGCCAAGGGATACGGTGTAGATGCGGTTGCCCGTTTTCTTGAGAGCGAAGGCGTCGAGGCGTACCTGGTGGAGATTGGCGGAGAGGTTAGCGTCAATGGCCGTAAACCTGATGGCAGCACCTGGCGACTGGCCATAGAGCAGCCGATGGCCGAGGGGCGCGCGGTAAACCGCGTGGTGGCGCTGGAATCACGCGCTATGGCAACATCGGGTGATTATCGTAATTATTACGAATCGGAAGGGCGTCGGTATTCCCATACAATAGACCCCGAAACGGGTGAGCCAATTGCTCACAAGCTGGCATCGGTAACCGTTATCGCGGACGATTGTATGACGGCAGATGCTCTGGCAACCGGTTTTAATGTGATGGGCTACGAGCGGGCAAATGAGCTCGCGGTAAGGGAAAATATCCCGGCCTATTTTATTGTCAGGACGGATGAAGGCTTCGAGACGCACCAGACGCCGGCTTTTTCGTCCTACGTGACTCAATAA
- the nqrM gene encoding (Na+)-NQR maturation NqrM produces the protein MGTFLLVLFIVVLLVAAMSIGVILGRKPISGTCGGIGALGISQSCDICGGNTQKCEEENERLANEGKEPEALAYDASKASKH, from the coding sequence ATGGGTACCTTTCTTTTGGTTCTTTTCATCGTGGTTTTGCTGGTTGCAGCCATGTCTATTGGCGTGATCCTGGGGCGCAAGCCCATCAGCGGAACCTGCGGCGGGATTGGCGCGCTCGGTATCAGCCAGTCCTGTGATATCTGCGGTGGTAATACCCAGAAGTGCGAAGAAGAAAACGAGCGGTTGGCCAACGAGGGTAAAGAGCCCGAGGCTCTGGCTTACGACGCCAGCAAGGCCAGCAAGCACTGA